Proteins from a genomic interval of Kribbella aluminosa:
- a CDS encoding DUF7507 domain-containing protein, with protein sequence MAVRGRGLRMLLGFVLVVTTGLVLPATARADTVRDFGKVFGAQTNGAVRITGNSLLTCDRSDATCRATLDGGRTKANNNDWNMELLDLDSDPSTKSSSGATVALPAGAQVLYAGLFWGAARGAGKGGTSTTDDGTTMRLRLPGKSAYQTVTADRTDYLNTGSKNDYSSYLDVTDLVRAGGNGEYWGADVPTGTGADRYAGWSLVIAYQQADEPLRDLSVFNGYAKVSSGEPVRTSISGFLAPPSGAVNARFGSVTYEGDAGISGDYFAVNGTRLADAQNPSANFYGSRITDGGENLADRTPASVNNLGMDAKVVDAAGILPNNATSAELTFASTGDVYYPAALTTQIDLYAPTIVGTKTVRNLAGNTPAKVGDTLEYTLSFSNTGDDAALRSAVRDELPANTTYVPGSLSIVSGAGAGAKTDGSGDDQADYSGRTVRFRVGTGANATTGGRLAKDQSTTVRFRVTVDKAAAGTTLDNAGLLDYTAETLNKQYTYRTDEVHTPVAAEADLSITKTGKPDPVAAGGEVTYTLVARNNGPSAAEDVKVTDTLPDGVELVSAKPTQGSCTSTTCSLGTIGSGSTATITMVVRVPAASTATSLTNVATVTSSTSDPNQDNNTSSVTTDVTRTADLALVKSVDPAHPAPGEPVVFTLAVKNNGPSDAAQVRIADAVPAGFTITGVQSTATCTTAARDVNCTLPRLASGASVAVRVAATLDSGYQGGALTNTAKVISDTPDPNESNNTDTVTITPAAPKADVVVTKTTVTKPVVAGEPITYQIKVHNTGPSDAKAVHLSDAVPSALTDVTADTSAGSCAISSGQVACPLGDLPASETAIITVTGLVSPKAIGDLTNSATAESTTPDPDTSNNTGRTTDTVTTSADLAITKTAQPVPVHAGQPVTYTLTVTNNGPSAAQSVKVTDPVPAPLQYVSAKSSAGSCTEASGTVTCAVGTVAPGDTVTVTVVANVPSGTPPNDLKNTATVSSPTADPVDSNNTATYTITTAAQANITITKTASPDPVVAGKAITYKLTVRNTGPSDAQGVRVVDDVPAAVTGVTASATGGATCTAVNGQVRCLAATLAAGDSFVVTVTGTVAAKTAPGELVNSATATAETPMDPTKSDNTSTTTPTVRTEADLSVVKTAPATAVAGDELTYTLAVHNAGPSDAVGTVVTDPLPAGTTFVSAAGCTHADSVVSCDVGRLAPGDGKTITVVVKVSPDQPAGTLTNKATVSSQTPDPNDSNNSSTAATKLTTAADLAISKTVQPSPLVAGGEAVYTLTVHNKGPSTAQQVSVTDAVPAGLSVLDATSADGTCTTANATVTCVLGAVGADGNAVVVIRVAVASSHTAAVTNSASVSSTTTDPDPSNNKTQVTTEVQQVADVEVIKTSDDATVVAGGGVTYRLTVVNHGPSDATAVTATDSLPTALKVTSVDPACTATGQTVRCALGTIAAGKAVTVVITATLDPAYQGRSLANTATATSPVTDPDESNNSSTITTPVETRADLSVTKTSDPAGVTPGSAFDYTIVVNNAGPSTARAVVLSDTVPAGLTVSSASNGCTVKGRAVTCQLGDLPIGQVVVALHVRLAAGYDGASVVNTATATSHTTDPDPSNNTGTAESPVTALADLAITKTMSPPAPVAGQSVKYVLTVKNNGPSHARLVTITDELPRGLSNVTTTGSACILLPPEAPGAPDTPAAGTVRCSTSELPVGGTVTVTVTATVVPGFSGTLENLARVGSATPDPVIANNEAKVSGRTTQSANLSVHKTASAATVIAGHSLVYTIAVHNAGPSSAAGVTITDVLANGLRLTSTPEHCTAAGQKVTCSVGRIDPGTTAQVSLNVLVDTTDTSVTNTATAQSTTPDPDPNNNTSTVTVRVTPPQPGRPKPELPNTGSDVSPAVLLAALALIAAGVGAIVATRRRG encoded by the coding sequence ATGGCCGTTCGTGGCCGTGGGTTGCGGATGTTGCTCGGGTTTGTGCTCGTGGTCACGACCGGATTGGTGCTACCGGCAACTGCCCGGGCGGACACCGTGCGGGACTTCGGGAAGGTGTTCGGCGCGCAGACGAACGGCGCGGTCCGGATCACCGGGAACAGCCTGCTGACCTGTGACCGGTCGGACGCCACCTGCCGCGCGACGCTCGACGGCGGGCGGACCAAGGCGAACAACAACGACTGGAACATGGAGCTCCTCGACCTGGACTCCGACCCGTCGACGAAGTCCTCCTCGGGCGCGACCGTGGCGCTGCCGGCCGGTGCGCAGGTGCTGTACGCGGGCCTGTTCTGGGGCGCGGCCCGCGGCGCCGGCAAGGGCGGTACCAGTACCACTGACGACGGTACGACGATGCGCCTCCGGTTGCCGGGCAAGTCGGCGTACCAGACCGTCACCGCGGACCGGACCGACTACCTGAACACCGGCTCGAAGAACGACTACTCGTCCTACCTCGACGTCACCGACCTGGTACGGGCCGGGGGCAACGGTGAGTACTGGGGCGCGGACGTCCCGACCGGGACCGGTGCCGACCGGTACGCCGGGTGGAGCCTGGTGATCGCGTACCAGCAGGCCGACGAGCCGTTGCGCGACCTGAGCGTCTTCAACGGGTACGCCAAGGTCTCCAGCGGCGAGCCGGTGCGGACCAGCATCTCCGGGTTCCTCGCGCCGCCGAGCGGTGCGGTCAACGCACGCTTCGGCAGCGTCACGTACGAAGGTGACGCCGGGATCAGCGGCGACTACTTCGCGGTCAACGGCACCCGGCTCGCGGACGCGCAGAACCCGTCGGCGAACTTCTACGGCAGCCGGATCACCGACGGCGGCGAGAACCTCGCCGACCGGACCCCGGCCAGCGTGAACAACCTGGGCATGGACGCGAAGGTGGTGGACGCGGCCGGCATCCTGCCGAACAACGCGACCAGTGCCGAGCTGACCTTCGCGAGCACCGGCGACGTGTACTACCCGGCCGCGCTGACCACCCAGATCGACCTGTACGCGCCGACCATCGTCGGCACCAAGACGGTCCGGAACCTCGCGGGAAACACCCCCGCGAAGGTTGGTGACACCCTCGAATACACGTTGAGCTTCAGCAACACCGGCGACGACGCCGCCCTCCGGTCCGCGGTCCGCGACGAGCTGCCGGCGAACACGACGTACGTCCCGGGCTCGCTGTCGATCGTGTCCGGTGCGGGCGCCGGTGCGAAGACGGACGGATCCGGCGACGACCAGGCGGACTACAGCGGTCGCACGGTCCGCTTCCGCGTCGGCACCGGCGCGAACGCGACCACCGGCGGCCGGCTGGCGAAGGACCAGAGTACGACGGTGCGCTTCCGGGTGACGGTCGACAAGGCCGCCGCCGGTACGACGCTGGACAACGCCGGCCTGCTCGACTACACGGCCGAGACGCTGAACAAGCAGTACACCTACCGGACCGACGAGGTACACACTCCCGTCGCGGCCGAGGCGGACCTGTCGATCACGAAGACCGGCAAGCCGGACCCGGTCGCCGCGGGCGGCGAGGTCACCTACACGTTGGTTGCCCGTAACAACGGTCCGAGCGCCGCGGAGGACGTGAAGGTCACCGACACCCTGCCCGACGGCGTCGAGCTGGTGTCCGCCAAGCCCACCCAGGGATCCTGCACCTCGACGACCTGCTCGCTGGGGACCATCGGTTCCGGGTCGACGGCAACGATCACCATGGTGGTCCGGGTTCCGGCCGCAAGCACCGCGACCAGCCTCACCAACGTGGCGACGGTCACCAGCTCCACCTCCGACCCGAACCAGGACAACAACACCTCCTCCGTCACCACCGACGTCACGCGTACGGCGGACCTCGCGCTGGTGAAGTCCGTCGATCCGGCGCACCCGGCGCCGGGTGAGCCCGTGGTCTTCACGCTCGCCGTCAAGAACAACGGCCCGTCCGACGCCGCGCAGGTCCGGATCGCCGACGCGGTCCCGGCCGGCTTCACGATCACCGGCGTACAGTCCACGGCGACCTGTACGACGGCAGCGCGCGACGTGAACTGCACCCTTCCGCGGCTCGCGTCCGGCGCGAGCGTCGCGGTCCGGGTCGCGGCGACACTGGACTCCGGCTACCAGGGCGGCGCGCTGACGAACACCGCGAAGGTCATCAGCGACACCCCGGACCCGAACGAGTCGAACAACACGGACACCGTGACGATCACCCCAGCGGCACCGAAGGCGGACGTGGTCGTCACGAAGACGACCGTGACCAAGCCGGTCGTCGCGGGCGAGCCGATCACCTACCAGATCAAGGTGCACAACACCGGCCCGTCCGACGCGAAGGCCGTCCACCTGAGTGACGCCGTACCGTCGGCGCTCACCGACGTCACCGCGGACACCTCCGCCGGCTCCTGTGCCATCAGCTCCGGGCAGGTCGCCTGCCCGCTGGGCGATCTCCCGGCCAGCGAGACCGCCATCATCACCGTGACAGGGCTCGTGTCGCCGAAGGCGATCGGTGACCTGACCAACTCCGCGACCGCCGAGAGCACGACGCCGGACCCGGACACCAGCAACAACACCGGACGTACGACGGACACCGTGACGACCAGCGCCGACCTGGCGATCACGAAGACCGCACAGCCGGTCCCGGTGCACGCAGGCCAGCCGGTCACGTACACGCTGACCGTCACGAACAATGGGCCGTCCGCGGCGCAGTCCGTGAAGGTAACCGACCCGGTGCCGGCACCGCTGCAGTACGTATCGGCCAAGAGCTCCGCCGGCAGCTGTACCGAGGCCAGCGGCACCGTGACGTGTGCTGTCGGCACGGTGGCGCCAGGAGACACAGTCACGGTGACCGTGGTGGCAAACGTCCCGTCCGGCACCCCGCCGAACGACCTGAAGAACACGGCGACCGTCTCGTCCCCGACGGCGGACCCTGTCGACAGCAACAACACCGCGACGTACACGATCACCACGGCCGCACAGGCGAACATCACGATCACCAAGACCGCCTCGCCGGACCCCGTGGTCGCGGGCAAGGCGATCACTTACAAGTTGACCGTGCGCAACACCGGCCCGTCGGACGCGCAGGGCGTCAGGGTCGTGGACGACGTACCGGCGGCTGTCACCGGAGTAACAGCGTCCGCGACCGGTGGAGCGACCTGCACTGCGGTCAACGGGCAGGTGCGCTGTCTGGCCGCAACGCTCGCGGCCGGGGACAGCTTCGTCGTCACGGTGACAGGAACGGTCGCCGCGAAGACCGCGCCAGGGGAGCTCGTCAACTCCGCGACAGCCACCGCTGAGACTCCGATGGACCCCACGAAGTCGGACAACACCTCGACCACTACGCCGACCGTCCGGACCGAGGCGGACCTGTCCGTCGTCAAGACCGCGCCTGCAACGGCCGTCGCGGGTGACGAGCTGACGTACACGCTGGCCGTACACAACGCCGGCCCCTCGGACGCTGTCGGAACTGTAGTGACCGACCCGCTTCCAGCAGGTACGACGTTCGTCAGCGCTGCCGGCTGTACGCACGCAGACTCGGTGGTCAGCTGCGATGTCGGCCGCCTGGCACCTGGTGACGGCAAGACGATCACTGTGGTTGTCAAGGTCTCACCGGACCAGCCGGCCGGGACCCTGACCAACAAGGCCACGGTGAGCTCGCAGACACCGGATCCCAACGACAGCAACAACAGCAGCACGGCAGCGACCAAGCTGACCACTGCCGCGGACCTGGCGATCAGCAAGACCGTGCAGCCGTCGCCACTCGTGGCCGGTGGCGAGGCCGTCTACACGCTCACCGTGCACAACAAAGGTCCGTCCACGGCACAGCAGGTCTCAGTGACCGACGCAGTACCGGCTGGCCTGTCGGTGCTGGACGCAACGAGTGCAGACGGTACCTGTACGACGGCCAACGCCACGGTGACTTGTGTGCTCGGCGCTGTTGGTGCTGACGGCAACGCGGTCGTCGTCATCCGGGTAGCCGTCGCGTCGTCGCACACTGCCGCCGTGACGAACAGTGCCTCGGTGAGCAGTACGACGACCGACCCGGACCCGTCGAACAACAAGACCCAGGTGACGACAGAGGTCCAGCAGGTCGCCGACGTCGAGGTCATCAAGACCAGCGACGACGCGACCGTAGTCGCCGGAGGGGGAGTGACCTACCGCCTGACGGTGGTCAACCACGGCCCGTCCGACGCTACTGCGGTCACTGCAACCGACAGCCTGCCGACCGCGCTGAAGGTCACCTCGGTCGACCCGGCGTGCACTGCCACGGGACAGACAGTCCGGTGCGCGCTCGGCACCATCGCCGCGGGCAAGGCCGTGACTGTGGTCATCACCGCAACGCTCGACCCGGCGTACCAGGGGAGGTCGCTGGCGAACACGGCCACGGCCACCTCACCGGTCACGGACCCGGACGAGAGCAACAACAGCTCCACGATCACCACACCGGTCGAGACGCGGGCAGACCTCAGTGTCACGAAGACGTCCGACCCTGCCGGGGTGACGCCGGGCAGTGCGTTCGACTACACGATCGTCGTCAACAACGCCGGTCCGTCGACCGCACGGGCAGTAGTACTGTCCGACACCGTGCCGGCTGGCCTCACGGTCAGCTCTGCGTCGAACGGGTGCACCGTGAAGGGTCGTGCGGTCACCTGTCAGCTGGGCGACCTGCCGATCGGACAGGTGGTCGTAGCGCTCCACGTGCGGCTGGCAGCCGGGTACGACGGTGCCAGCGTCGTCAACACCGCAACCGCGACCTCACACACGACCGACCCGGATCCTTCCAACAACACCGGTACGGCGGAGTCGCCGGTCACCGCGTTGGCCGACCTGGCGATCACGAAGACCATGTCCCCGCCTGCACCGGTTGCTGGGCAGTCCGTGAAGTACGTGCTGACTGTAAAGAACAACGGCCCGTCACACGCCCGCCTGGTGACCATCACAGACGAGCTGCCGCGTGGGCTCAGCAACGTCACCACAACGGGCAGTGCCTGCATCCTGCTCCCGCCGGAAGCACCTGGCGCCCCGGACACTCCTGCAGCAGGCACGGTGCGGTGCAGTACGTCGGAGCTCCCCGTTGGAGGCACGGTCACCGTGACGGTCACCGCAACCGTCGTACCCGGGTTCAGCGGCACCCTGGAGAACCTGGCACGCGTCGGCTCGGCCACACCGGACCCGGTGATCGCCAACAACGAGGCGAAGGTCAGCGGCCGTACGACGCAGTCCGCGAACCTCAGCGTCCACAAGACCGCGTCGGCGGCAACCGTGATCGCAGGGCACTCGCTGGTCTACACGATCGCCGTCCACAACGCCGGCCCGTCGTCAGCAGCGGGTGTCACGATCACCGACGTCCTGGCAAACGGCCTACGCCTCACCAGCACACCGGAGCACTGCACGGCCGCCGGCCAGAAGGTCACCTGTTCTGTAGGCCGCATAGACCCCGGTACGACGGCACAGGTCTCCCTGAACGTCCTGGTGGACACGACGGATACCTCAGTGACCAACACTGCAACGGCCCAGTCGACCACCCCGGACCCCGACCCCAACAACAACACGAGCACTGTCACGGTCCGAGTCACACCACCCCAGCCCGGCCGCCCGAAGCCGGAACTCCCCAACACCGGTAGCGACGTGAGCCCCGCCGTACTCCTGGCAGCCCTGGCCCTGATCGCAGCCGGCGTCGGCGCCATCGTCGCAACCCGCCGCCGCGGCTAA